A genomic segment from Thamnophis elegans isolate rThaEle1 chromosome 3, rThaEle1.pri, whole genome shotgun sequence encodes:
- the BTF3 gene encoding LOW QUALITY PROTEIN: transcription factor BTF3 (The sequence of the model RefSeq protein was modified relative to this genomic sequence to represent the inferred CDS: inserted 2 bases in 2 codons), producing the protein MKETIMNQEKLAKLQAQVRIGGKGSARRKKKVVHRTATADDKKLQFSLKKLGVNNISGIEEVNMFTNQGTVIHFNNPKVQASLAANXFTITGHAETKQLTEMLPSILXQLGADSLTSLRRLAEALPKQSVDGKAPLATGEDDDDEVPDLVENFDEASKNEAN; encoded by the exons ATGAAAGAAACGATCATGAATCAAGAAAAATTAGCCAAGCTCCAGGCCCAAGTGCGCATCGGTGGGAAG GGTAGTGCTCGTAGAAAGAAGAAGGTGGTTCACAGAACAGCTACAGCAGATGACAAGAAACTTCAGTTTTCCTTAAAGAAATTGGGAGTAAATAACATATCTGGGATCGAAGAG GTCAACATGTTCACCAACCAAGGCACTGTAATTCACTTCAACAATCCTAAAGTTCAAGCCTCACTAGCTGCTA ACTTTACAATCACAGGCCATGCTGAGACAAAGCAGCTGACTGAAATGTTGCCTAGCATCT ACCAGCTTGGCGCTGATAGTCTGACAAGCTTGAGGAGACTGGCAGAAGCTCTACCAAAACAAT CTGTGGATGGAAAAGCACCTCTTGCTACtggagaagatgatgatgatgaagttcCAG atcTCGTGGAGAACTTTGATGAGGCTTCCAAAAATGAAGCAAATTGA